Proteins encoded by one window of Anopheles maculipalpis chromosome 2RL, idAnoMacuDA_375_x, whole genome shotgun sequence:
- the LOC126567136 gene encoding SR-related and CTD-associated factor 8 — METVRVFNQELSGLYESKPPISKAKMASITRSAMKAIKFYKHVVQSVEKFIQKCKCEYKIPGLYVIDSIVRQSRHQFGPEKDVFAPRFARNMESTFAHLFRCPPEDKSKIIRVLNLWQKNMVFLPEVIQPLFDLANPDHPIHQQYNAQVLQEQGGANGMNPGGGLAHDSPVGGSMGGGGGMDDHGGQLQMGETKQLDPSTIRQLQQFQQILMRQTSGEQANAISKDQVKFNKKLLDFDYGSDDDDDKNSPSVPIPGNTGMPDLSQMPGGNIAQILSDPNVLKQLQNLQKLKQQDEKQTKLSEMLLKEEKFEKHLASVLMKLPFANECDLSRPPQIDLSAGHSKDVDTDNDVAITGVEILGEPLPVGGSRGGGGGIGIGGSGSGSTAGGSGGGNNDRYKSSSSSSRRKSRSRSPRDRRGGGGGGGSSGRGGGRGRSHSRSRSVSPRSSRRRSSRDRGGTSTKDREREKEHERERKRKGLPEMKKEHLSVCSTTLWVGHLSKLVQQEELSDTFGKYGDIVSIDMIPPRGCAFIVMNRRQDAFKSMQSLKNHKMHGRTITISWAAGKGVKSKEWKDYWDLDLGVSYIPWSKLSPSTDLESLEDGGMFDEDTMPQWMKEKSSVGSTVGIGSAAAAAAAAMGLSLAPGMGLKKLDGTDLSTAAAAAAAAAAAGMLNPSLFPLSAVDTSQPPPTAMMGMGMPPFPMGPVTRLPIPMGIPMGPNMVPGLGINVPPPGMMLSGNAPPLPMGGFGVLPPPPPAAGSSSGAGMMGNGGSSNVISSNMSKSSADDMDIEMEDEHTSNPAPMVGGSGQSSSAFFNQPPPPLMPPSAANLPPGPPGNAAGFFGGLAGAHPGNMQDNGGPLDIASDDAEGDSGISRAAREFLQRANEDGRDIRGRGGDRNREQRDQRGGGFDRGGGDGGGGRRDRGERGSRWGNNFRGGDGSNNQQQDDRPLSERLRELAGVLEFNNQQQRGGGGGGRNFGRGGGFDGDDFGNRDGDFSRRGGGNFQHNRFNNIAGGNGGDVRNMGRNGPFGNQQQGGGGRGGNGGGGMFGNRAGGGRNNNQQQQQRGQFFNDDRQQGGFFDRDEGSNGYDSGGNNSNNSNNRRNWNDRTGGGGRGGNRDELSRGRGGRQQNWRSGDESAGSGGDGGGGGGQRFNNTRGGNNNRNQVGNRAGGGPVRWDDDDETWDDANNRSTTGRPAQFSANQRQQRRNSEGNEEQEQQQQDQDAHRDGQPETEDMTVCDEQSRHSEHETARDMHNNAMNRHIGDGEDTGDGRRFARNHHRNDDVDDERPQPILYSPEPEDESDQTNNNNQFADEENTNYRDDKRHNDDVAETNHPYEHHSQEETSTLGRVPAEEHYESQRVSDSPPQRAEQNDDYSHNQRGEEDNPSANHEAETVTSSSTPMADCVEANGDSNVPTNNTDDNEATQAEPVAC, encoded by the exons CTATCCGGGCTCTATGAATCAAAACCGCCGATATCGAAGGCTAAAATGGCATCGATTACCCGGAGTGCTATGAAGGCGATCAAGTTCTACAAGCATGTGGTGCAGAGTGTTGAAAAGTTCATCCAGAAGTGCAAATGCGAGTACAAAATTCCCGGCCTGTACGTGATCGATTCCATCGTGCGTCAGTCGCGCCACCAGTTCGGTCCGGAGAAAGATGTGTTCGCACCACGGTTTGCACGCAACATGGAATCGACGTTTGCGCATCTGTTCCGCTGCCCACCGGAGGACAAG AGTAAAATTATCCGTGTGTTGAACCTGTGGCAAAAGAATATGGTATTTTTGCCGGAAGTCATCCAGCCGCTGTTTGACCTTGCGAATCCGGACCACCCGATCCATCAGCAGTACAATGCGCAAGTGTTGCAGGAGCAAGGGGGAGCCAATGGGATGAATCCTGGTGGGGGACTGGCCCACGACTCACCGGTTGGCGGTTcaatgggtggtggtggtggcatggACGATCATGGCGGTCAGCTACAAATGGGCGAAACG AAACAACTTGACCCatccaccatcaggcagctgCAACAGTTCCAGCAAATTTTGATGCGCCAAACATCCGGCGAACAGGCAAATGCCATCTCCAAGGATCAGGTCAAATTCAACAAGAAGCTGCTAGACTTTGATTACggcagtgatgatgatgatgataagaaTTCCCCATCGGTTCCGATACCGGGCAACACCGGTATGCCGGATCTATCCCAGATGCCCGGTGGCAACATTGCGCAAATTTTGTCCGACCCCAACGTGTTAAAACAGTTACAAAACCTGCAGAAGCTCAAGCAGCAGGATGAGAAGCAAACGAAGCTGTCGGAAATGCTGCTCAAGGAGGAAAAGTTTGAGAAGCATCTGGCCAGCGTCCTGATGAAGTTACCGTTCGCCAACGAATGTGACCTCAGCAGACCGCCACAGATTGATCTGAGTGCCG GTCACTCGAAGGATGTTGATACTGATAACGACGTGGCGATAACTGGAGTTGAG ATCCTTGGCGAACCCTTACCGGTCGGTGGCAGccgtggtggaggaggaggtaTCGGGATTGGCGGCAGTGGCAGTGGTAGTACTGCAGGCGGAAGCGGTGGTGGCAACAATGATCGTTAcaaatcatcatcctcatcgtcgAGGCGTAAGAGCAGATCGCGATCACCTCGCGATCGCCGTggaggtggaggaggtggtggCTCCAGTGGACGTGGAGGAGGTCGAGGACGATCGCATTCACGTTCGAGATCCGTTTCACCAAGATCATCCCGTAGACGGTCGTCCCGTGATCGTGGCGGTACCTCGACAAAAGATCGAGAACGAGAGAAGGAACACGAGCGTGAACGCAAACGGAAGGGATTGCCGGAAATGAAGAAAGAGCATCTGAGTG TTTGCAGCACAACACTGTGGGTTGGCCATCTGTCGAAGCTGGTACAACAAGAGGAGCTATCCGATACGTTCGGTAAATACGGCGATATCGTGAGCATCGATATGATACCACCCCGAGGTTGCGCGTTTATCGTGATGAACCGACGTCAGGACGCGTTCAAGTCGATGCAAAGCCTGAAGAATCACAAGATGCACGGACGCACCATCACCATCTCCTGGGCCGCCGGCAAAGGCGTCAAGAGCAAGGAGTGGAAAGATTACTGGGATCTAGATCTGGGAGTCAGCTACATTCCCTGGTCGAAACTGAGTCCGAGCACGGATCTTGAATCGCTCGAAGATGGTGGCATGTTCGACGAAGACACAATGCCGCAGTGGATGAAGGAAAAGTCATCCGTCGGCAGTACGGTAGGAATTGGTTCGGCGGCAGCTGCAGCGGCTGCTGCCATGGGCCTCAGTTTGGCCCCGGGCATGGGTTTGAAGAAACTGGACGGTACCGACCTGTCTACGGCGgcggcagctgctgcagcGGCAGCGGCTGCTGGAATGTTGAATCCATCGCTGTTTCCCCTGAGTGCGGTTGATACGagtcaaccaccaccaaccgccATGATGGGCATGGGAATGCCACCATTCCCAATGGGTCCCGTTACTAg gCTACCAATACCGATGGGAATTCCAATGGGTCCTAATATGGTGCCGGGGTTAGGAATAAATGTGCCTCCTCCCGGTATGATGCTATCCGGTAATGCACCTCCGCTACCAATGGGAGGGTTTGGTGTGTTACCTCCACCACCGCCCGCGGCCGGTTCATCATCCGGTGCAGGTATGATGGGCAATGGTGGTTCGTCGAATGTGATTAGTTCGAACATGAGCAAATCATCTGCCGACGATATGGATATCGAGATGGAGGATGAACACACCTCCAATCCGGCACCAATGGTTGGTGGGAGCGGTCAGAGTTCAAGTGCGTTCTTTAATCAGCCACCTCCACCGTTAATGCCACCGAGCGCCGCAAACCTTCCACCGGGACCACCGGGTAATGCGGCAGGTTTCTTCGGTGGACTGGCGGGAGCACACCCAGGTAACATGCAAGACAACGGAGGTCCATTGGATATAGCGAGCGATGATGCAGAGGGGGATTCTGGCATAAGTCGCGCAGCAAGAGAATTTTTACAACGAGCAAATGAGGATGGAAGAGATATCCGTGGTCGCGGTGGAGATCGCAATAGGGAGCAACGCGATCAACGAGGAGGAGGCTTCGACCGTGGAGGCGGCGATGGTGGTGGGGGACGGCGCGATAGAGGTGAGCGTGGCAGTCGCTGGGGCAACAACTTCCGTGGCGGCGATGGATCCAATAACCAGCAGCAGGACGATCGGCCGCTGTCGGAACGTCTTCGTGAGCTGGCGGGAGTTTTGGAGTTTAATAATCAACAGCAACggggtggtggcggcggtggtcgCAACTTTGGACGCGGTGGTGGAtttgatggtgatg ATTTTGGCAATCGTGATGGAGACTTTTCGCGCCGTGGTGGTGGTAACTTCCAACATAATCGATTCAACAATATCGCCGGTGGTAATGGAGGCGATGTTCGCAACATGGGTCGTAATGGCCCGTTCGGTAATCAACAGCAAGGAGGTGGTGGACGcggtggtaatggtggtggaGGCATGTTTGGCAATCGAGCTGGCGGTGGAAGAAACaacaaccagcagcaacagcagcgtgGTCAGTTCTTCAATGACGATCGTCAACAGGGCGGCTTTTTTGATCGTGACGAAGGCAGCAATGGCTATGACTCGGGAGGcaacaacagtaacaacagcaataatcGACGGAACTGGAATGATcgtactggtggtggtggtcgtggtGGCAATCGTGATGAACTGAGCCGTGGACGTGGAGGAAGACAACAAAATTGGCGCAGCGGTGATGAAAGTGCGGGAAGTggaggtgatggtggtggcggtggtggccaACGATTCAATAACACCCGCGGAGGAAACAATAACCGCAACCAGGTTGGTAACCGCGCAGGAGGTGGGCCAGTTCGttgggatgatgatgacgaaacGTGGGATGACGCCAACAACCGATCGACGACTGGACGACCGGCTCAATTCTCTGCTAACCAACGTCAGCAGCGAAGAAACTCGGAAGGAAATGAGGAACaagaacagcaacagcaagatcAAGACGCCCACCGAGATGGACAGCCGGAAACGGAAGATATGACAGTGTGTGATGAACAATCGCGACACAGCGAACACGAGACAGCCAGAGACATGCACAACAATGCGATGAACAGACACATCGGCGACGGTGAAGACACGGGCGATGGGCGACGGTTTGCACGAAATCATCATCGAAACGATGATGTCGATGACGAACGACCGCAGCCTATCCTTTACTCGCCCGAGCCGGAAGATGAGTCGGATCAGACAAATAACAATAATCAATTTGCCGATGAAGAGAATACAAACTATCGTGACGATAAACGACACAACGACGATGTTGCTGAAACGAATCATCCTTACGAACATCATTCACAAGAAGAAACATCCACGTTGGGGCGAGTTCCTGCGGAAGAACATTACGAAAGTCAACGGGTGAGCGATTCTCCTCCTCAAAGAGCAGAACAAAATGACGATTACTCTCACAATCAAAGAGGAGAAGAAGATAATCCGTCTGCTAATCATGAGGCCGAAACCGTAACTTCATCATCCACGCCAATGGCCGATTGTGTGGAAGCAAATGGCGATTCCAACGTTCCCACAAACAACACCGACGATAACGAAGCAACTCAAGCTGAACCTGTTGCATGCTAA